In a genomic window of Pseudomonadota bacterium:
- the serS gene encoding serine--tRNA ligase has translation MLELKFIRNNIDDVEQMLRDRNTDLDLSEFRSIDTRRRQLLTKTEGLKNKRNTCSDSIALLKKQKQDAGDQIAEMREVSREIKQLDAQISKLDDQLDSLIYMIPNMPHESVPVGSGEEDNPVVHTWGKRPSMGFEPLAHWTLGEQLGILDFERGAKITGARFTLYRGAGARLERALINFMLDEHTTHQGYTEILPPFIVNKTSMTGTGQLPKFADDLFKLEGMDYYLIPTAEVPVTNIYQNEILEVHELPVYFTAYTPCFRREAGSYGKDTRGLIRQHQFNKVELVKFAAPDNSYDELEKLLANAENILQKLNIHYQVVNLCTGDLGFSASKTYDIEVWLPGQGVFREISSCSNFEDFQARRANIRYRPKEGGKTRFVHTLNGSALAVGRTLVAILENYQQEDGSVVVPEVLRPYMGGMEVIR, from the coding sequence ATGCTTGAGCTCAAATTCATTCGTAATAACATAGATGACGTCGAACAGATGTTACGGGACAGAAATACAGATCTGGATTTGAGCGAATTTCGTTCTATCGATACCCGGCGACGGCAATTGTTAACTAAAACCGAAGGATTGAAAAATAAACGAAATACCTGCTCGGACAGCATTGCCCTCCTGAAAAAGCAAAAGCAGGATGCCGGCGATCAGATTGCTGAAATGCGCGAGGTATCCAGGGAAATCAAACAGCTCGATGCCCAGATCAGCAAACTTGACGATCAGCTGGATTCCCTGATATACATGATCCCCAACATGCCCCATGAAAGCGTGCCGGTCGGCAGCGGTGAAGAGGATAATCCGGTAGTCCACACCTGGGGGAAACGACCTTCCATGGGTTTTGAACCCCTGGCCCACTGGACCCTGGGAGAACAGTTGGGAATCCTTGACTTTGAGCGGGGAGCAAAAATAACCGGGGCCCGATTCACTTTATATCGGGGTGCCGGGGCTCGACTGGAACGGGCACTGATTAATTTCATGCTCGATGAGCACACCACTCACCAGGGATACACCGAAATTCTGCCGCCGTTCATTGTCAATAAAACAAGCATGACCGGAACCGGTCAGCTGCCTAAATTTGCTGACGACCTGTTTAAGCTGGAAGGAATGGATTATTATCTGATTCCCACGGCGGAAGTGCCGGTTACAAATATATACCAGAATGAGATTCTTGAAGTCCATGAACTGCCGGTTTATTTTACCGCCTACACCCCTTGTTTTCGCAGGGAAGCCGGTTCCTATGGCAAGGATACCCGCGGGCTGATTCGCCAGCATCAGTTCAACAAGGTGGAGCTGGTCAAATTTGCCGCGCCGGATAATTCCTATGATGAGCTGGAAAAATTACTGGCTAACGCTGAGAACATCCTGCAGAAATTGAATATTCATTACCAGGTAGTCAATTTATGTACCGGAGATTTAGGCTTTTCAGCCAGCAAAACTTATGATATTGAAGTCTGGCTACCGGGCCAGGGGGTTTTCCGGGAAATTTCCTCCTGCAGCAACTTTGAGGATTTTCAGGCCCGGCGGGCCAATATCCGCTACCGACCCAAGGAAGGTGGTAAAACCCGTTTCGTTCACACGCTGAACGGTTCGGCCCTGGCCGTGGGCAGAACCCTGGTGGCCATCCTGGAAAATTATCAACAGGAAGACGGCAGCGTGGTAGTCCCAGAAGTTTTGCGGCCCTACATGGGCGGTATGGAGGTCATCAGGTAG
- a CDS encoding nitronate monooxygenase, with the protein MNLPGWKMGDRFVDLPIIQGGMAVSVSTAELACAVADEGGIGVIGATGLSMEEVKRQLQEARAMTKGILGLNIMVAARSFKEVIYESVRQKVDVIIAGAGFSKDVFGICKEWKTPLITMVSSVKAAKLAERLGAAAVIVEGRDAGGHLGTEDKTEDLLPAICKAISIPAIAAGGFVDGKAISRVMEKGAAGVQMGTRFLLSSECTVHDNFKELLLKSKISDLVRILSPVGLPANAIKTPLVEKLLAGDQSIRPDKCNGCLKHCSGSFCILEALKRARNGDYERGLFFTGSNFPAIKKILSVKEIIGGLMEEASARINGNELSVNP; encoded by the coding sequence ATGAATTTACCAGGATGGAAAATGGGCGACCGTTTTGTTGACCTTCCCATCATTCAGGGTGGAATGGCGGTGAGTGTGTCGACGGCTGAACTTGCATGCGCGGTTGCTGATGAAGGTGGAATTGGAGTAATAGGGGCTACCGGGCTCAGCATGGAAGAAGTGAAACGCCAGTTGCAGGAAGCCAGGGCGATGACCAAAGGTATTCTAGGCTTGAATATTATGGTTGCGGCTCGAAGCTTCAAAGAAGTGATTTATGAATCGGTGCGGCAGAAGGTTGATGTGATTATTGCCGGGGCCGGCTTTTCCAAAGATGTTTTTGGTATCTGCAAGGAGTGGAAAACTCCCCTGATCACCATGGTCTCCTCCGTTAAAGCGGCAAAATTAGCGGAAAGATTAGGGGCGGCAGCGGTGATTGTCGAAGGCAGGGATGCTGGCGGTCACCTGGGAACCGAAGATAAAACGGAAGATTTATTGCCGGCTATCTGCAAGGCAATTTCAATCCCCGCCATTGCTGCCGGTGGATTTGTCGATGGCAAGGCGATCAGCCGGGTTATGGAAAAGGGGGCGGCCGGGGTCCAGATGGGAACCAGGTTTCTATTAAGTTCCGAGTGTACGGTTCATGATAATTTTAAAGAGTTGCTGCTGAAATCCAAAATCAGTGATCTGGTGCGGATACTAAGCCCGGTGGGATTGCCGGCTAATGCCATCAAGACACCGCTGGTGGAAAAGCTGCTGGCTGGTGATCAGTCGATCAGGCCGGATAAATGCAACGGCTGCTTAAAACATTGCAGCGGCAGTTTTTGCATCCTGGAGGCCCTGAAACGGGCCCGCAACGGTGACTATGAACGGGGGCTGTTCTTTACCGGAAGCAACTTCCCGGCGATTAAAAAGATTTTGTCGGTAAAGGAAATTATCGGCGGCCTGATGGAAGAAGCCAGTGCCCGTATAAATGGAAATGAGCTTTCAGTCAATCCTTGA
- the hflX gene encoding GTPase HflX, which translates to MPAIEGNLTGLKPKQVKNLEKIFRRHLNQEQIISEELCRYLAGLAHETGRQIGILINRRGYITHVIVGTHQRITLPSLHEYRLGHGRLRGLRCIHVHLGSQPLDTEDLTDLAMLRLDLMGVINTTASGLPASLQLAHLKAGENRQQPAYEILEPISPYNISLPFSQLIQTMENEIATGFSHQTKAADKQRAFIISVGPEPRHVHEESVHELVELARGAQVQIAETYIQNRRINPRTLTGAEKLQEITISAMEQGIDLLIFNQELSPMQARRISEITDLKVIDRTLLILDIFARRAQSREGKLKVELAQLKYRLSWISEKTTALSRLTGGIGGRGPGETTLEIDRRRTRERIGTLEKRLKKMAKSRANARKKRKKNQLPLVSIIGYTNAGKSTLLNTLTKSSVFTEDLPFATLDPTTRRLRLPREQEIIITDTVGFIKRLPKDLLDAFRTTLEELNEADLLIHLVDAADEHLQEHIQVVENILSSLNLQDIPKMLVFNKADLISEAENQLLSKRYQGISIVAKDPKSAKILTNKLTDRLGHRIQHSRASSIKD; encoded by the coding sequence ATGCCAGCTATTGAAGGCAATCTCACCGGCCTGAAACCTAAACAGGTTAAAAATCTCGAAAAGATATTCCGTCGTCACCTCAATCAGGAACAGATTATCAGTGAAGAGCTATGCCGTTATCTGGCCGGCCTGGCACATGAAACAGGCCGTCAGATTGGCATCCTGATTAACCGCCGGGGATACATAACTCACGTTATCGTCGGCACCCACCAGAGAATCACTCTGCCCTCCCTGCATGAATACCGTCTGGGGCATGGCCGGTTGCGCGGCTTGCGCTGCATTCATGTCCACCTTGGCAGCCAGCCACTTGACACTGAAGACCTTACAGACCTGGCAATGCTCAGACTGGATCTGATGGGGGTCATCAATACCACCGCCAGCGGTCTCCCTGCCTCACTCCAGCTTGCCCACCTTAAAGCCGGCGAAAACCGGCAACAGCCGGCTTATGAAATCCTTGAACCTATATCCCCCTACAATATCAGTCTGCCATTTTCCCAATTAATTCAAACGATGGAAAATGAAATTGCCACCGGGTTCAGCCACCAGACGAAAGCGGCAGATAAACAGCGGGCGTTCATCATCAGTGTCGGACCGGAACCACGTCATGTTCATGAAGAATCCGTCCATGAGCTGGTGGAGCTGGCCCGGGGTGCCCAGGTGCAAATAGCTGAAACCTACATACAAAATCGCCGCATAAACCCACGGACGCTTACCGGAGCGGAAAAACTCCAGGAGATCACCATCTCGGCCATGGAACAGGGTATCGATCTCTTGATCTTCAACCAGGAATTATCGCCAATGCAGGCCCGCAGGATTTCTGAAATAACAGACCTGAAAGTCATTGACCGAACCCTGCTCATCCTGGATATTTTTGCCCGCCGGGCCCAAAGCCGCGAAGGAAAACTGAAAGTTGAACTGGCACAGCTTAAATACCGTTTATCATGGATTTCTGAAAAGACCACCGCCTTATCCCGTTTAACCGGGGGAATCGGCGGCCGGGGACCGGGGGAGACAACCCTGGAAATTGACCGGCGTCGCACCAGGGAACGTATCGGCACCCTGGAAAAAAGGCTTAAGAAAATGGCAAAAAGCCGGGCTAACGCCCGCAAGAAAAGAAAAAAAAACCAGCTGCCGCTGGTTTCCATTATCGGTTACACCAATGCCGGAAAATCAACCCTGTTAAATACGTTGACTAAAAGCTCGGTATTTACAGAAGACCTTCCCTTTGCTACCCTTGATCCCACCACCCGCCGTCTGCGCCTGCCCCGAGAGCAGGAAATCATCATCACCGACACGGTTGGTTTCATTAAACGATTGCCTAAAGATTTGCTGGATGCTTTCCGCACCACCCTGGAAGAACTTAACGAGGCTGACCTGTTAATTCACCTGGTCGATGCCGCCGATGAACATCTACAGGAACACATCCAGGTAGTTGAAAATATCCTGAGTTCTTTGAACCTCCAGGATATCCCCAAAATGCTGGTTTTCAACAAGGCTGATCTGATTTCTGAGGCTGAAAATCAACTTTTGAGCAAACGTTACCAGGGCATAAGCATTGTGGCTAAAGACCCGAAATCCGCCAAAATCCTCACCAACAAACTGACCGACAGGTTAGGACACCGAATACAGCATTCGAGAGCATCCAGTATCAAGGATTGA
- the mazG gene encoding nucleoside triphosphate pyrophosphohydrolase → MKSQQPGILSDPVKAGNTTAEKFLRLQEVIRRLRSPGGCPWDREQDFVSMKPRFLEEVYELVDALEQNDFAGMREELGDVFFHLLFMVLLGEEGNHWDLDDVLDGIAEKLIRRHPHVFAQSGTIETSSQVLTQWDEIKKQVEGKNYQSLLDNVPQTLPPLQKAYVYGKKGRKVGFDWQSAVEVLPKVHEELRELEEAMAGNDRKAMAEELGDLFLVLTSLTRLLDFDPEGLVRAANRKFEYRFREMERIAGVQGSSLEQLSLEEKEILWQKAKKRQAQESS, encoded by the coding sequence ATGAAAAGTCAACAGCCGGGGATACTCTCTGACCCGGTAAAAGCCGGGAACACGACGGCGGAAAAGTTTTTGCGGCTCCAGGAAGTCATCCGCCGATTGCGTTCTCCCGGGGGATGTCCCTGGGATCGTGAACAGGATTTTGTTTCCATGAAACCGAGATTTCTGGAAGAAGTCTATGAACTGGTCGATGCTCTGGAACAAAATGATTTTGCCGGGATGCGGGAAGAGCTTGGCGATGTTTTTTTTCATCTGCTTTTTATGGTCCTTTTGGGTGAAGAAGGGAATCACTGGGACCTGGATGATGTCCTTGATGGTATTGCTGAAAAACTGATTCGCCGGCATCCCCATGTCTTTGCCCAGTCAGGAACGATTGAAACCAGCTCCCAGGTTCTGACCCAGTGGGACGAGATTAAAAAACAGGTTGAAGGTAAAAATTATCAATCGCTGCTGGACAATGTTCCCCAGACGCTGCCGCCGCTGCAAAAGGCCTATGTTTATGGCAAGAAAGGTCGCAAAGTGGGTTTTGACTGGCAGTCGGCCGTCGAGGTGCTGCCTAAAGTACATGAGGAGCTCCGGGAGCTGGAGGAGGCCATGGCGGGAAATGACCGGAAAGCCATGGCTGAAGAATTGGGTGATCTCTTCCTGGTTTTGACAAGCTTGACAAGGTTGTTAGATTTTGACCCTGAAGGCCTGGTTCGGGCTGCTAACCGGAAGTTTGAGTATCGGTTCAGGGAGATGGAACGGATTGCCGGTGTGCAGGGAAGTTCCCTGGAGCAGTTGAGTCTTGAGGAAAAGGAGATTCTCTGGCAGAAGGCTAAAAAACGTCAAGCACAGGAATCCTCTTGA
- a CDS encoding universal stress protein, translating into MRKFKKVLIAVDFSEITRDVVGVGCHFAREYGAQVDFLHVVEEGFLLLGLDGMALPAEDLESIQMVVEARKTAGREKMEEMEKIARKYDLSSINSAIVEGHPATTIVDEAHDRQIDAVFVGSHGWSGIKRFLMGSVASKVLKNARCSVMIIRPEREEVKE; encoded by the coding sequence ATGAGAAAGTTTAAAAAAGTTTTGATTGCTGTGGACTTTTCCGAAATTACCAGGGATGTGGTCGGGGTTGGGTGCCATTTTGCCCGGGAGTATGGAGCCCAGGTGGATTTTCTCCATGTGGTGGAAGAGGGATTTCTGCTTCTCGGCCTGGACGGCATGGCATTACCGGCTGAAGATCTTGAAAGTATCCAGATGGTGGTGGAAGCCCGTAAAACTGCCGGCCGTGAAAAAATGGAAGAAATGGAAAAAATTGCCCGTAAGTATGATTTGTCCTCCATTAACAGTGCCATTGTTGAAGGTCATCCGGCGACTACCATTGTGGATGAGGCCCATGACCGGCAGATTGATGCTGTTTTTGTGGGTTCCCATGGTTGGTCAGGAATTAAAAGGTTTCTGATGGGCAGTGTGGCCAGCAAGGTGTTGAAAAATGCCAGGTGTTCGGTAATGATAATCCGGCCGGAACGAGAGGAAGTTAAAGAATGA